A DNA window from Hydra vulgaris chromosome 13, alternate assembly HydraT2T_AEP contains the following coding sequences:
- the LOC136090346 gene encoding uncharacterized protein LOC136090346, giving the protein MNGVKKCSSFCKENYPMQTCGNICGVITIIVCAISCLKYDYFNCMINNGQIENNNYIFLKDLTKYSKYLRLVLMSWFISKETNLDFVVPTTIVREVSTSFEVCDTDSDEDAIYTNVFESNINKKNMANVKNTNFLSLKCAICNISFTQKKNMLRHMKNKHKSIDEAQENIQSGNSFCLQCGFKCRRIKDLRKHLSTVHFYTFLKEKLSFANYQEFEMWKSDVDSNNATQYVLPSGEKIDKDGRKVSYYQCNRSGFYKCMRRKD; this is encoded by the exons ATGAATGGAGTTAAAAAATGCAGTTctttttgcaaagaaaattaTCCCATGCAGACATGCGGAAATATTTGTGGAGTTATTACCATAATAGTATGTGCAATCTCTTGCTTAAAATATGATTACTTTAACTGTATGATAAATAATGGTCAAATAGAGaacaataattacatttttctaaaagaccttactaaatattctaaatatttaagattagtTTTAATGTCATGGTTTATCTCAAAAGAAACAAATCTTGATTTTGTTGTTCCTACCACTATTGTGCGTGAAGTTTCCACCAGTTTTGAAGTATGTGATACTGATTCTGATGAAGATGCcatatatacaaatgttttcGAATCcaacataaataaaaagaatatggccaatgtaaaaaataccaattttttatctttaaaatgcgCAATTTGCAATATCTCATtcacccaaaaaaaaaacatgctgcggcatatgaaaaataaacacaaatcaATTGATGAAGCACAAGAAAATATTCAATCAGGAAATTCTTTTTGTCTTCAATGTGGATTTAAATGTAGGCGAATTAAGGatttaagaaaacatttatCTACAGTTCATTTTTATACCTttctgaaagaaaaattatcatttgCTAATTATCAAG aatttgaaatGTGGAAATCAGATGTTGATAGTAATAATGCAACACAATATGTTTTACCTTCTGGTGAAAAGATTGATAAAGATGGTAGGAAAGTATCATACTATCAATGCAACAGAAGTGGATTTTATAAATGCATGCGAAGAAAAGACTAG